The Candidatus Neomarinimicrobiota bacterium DNA segment TATGATGAGATTAGGGAATTCACCGCTCGGCACACCGGCCAGCTCTCCCTTTCTGCACAAACAGCCCTTTACGGCCTGCTTCCCCTTCGGATCGGCTCCTTGGAAGCGGTTCGCCACGTGATCAAGCCGCGCATATCCTATTCGTACACCCCTGATTTCTCGAAAGAGCTGCTCGGATTCGATTTGGGCTACTTTCAAGAAAGTAAGTCGGGCGAACTGTTTGACAAGTTTTCCGGCTCACCTATTGGCGGCACACCCAGCCGAGAGTACCAGTCAATGAGCATCTCCGTGTCCAACCTGTTCCAGGCTAAACACGAGGTGGAAGGCGAGGAAATCAAGACCAACCTCCTCACATGGGATATAAGTACCGGCTACAACTTCACTGCTGATAGCCTCAGGCTCAATCCGATCCGATCCAGTTTCCGGTCGCCATTCCTCCAGAAATTGAACCTGGATATTTCCATGGAGCATGACTTCTACGAGTGGGACGAAACTGTCCGGCGCCGGGTGAACCGGATTAGGGTAATCCCCCGGCTCTCCCAGATGAACGCCAGTACCCGCCTGCGACTGTCGGGCAAACGGTTTATCCCACTCCCGGAGGAGGAAGTGGAGGAAGAGGTACCAGCCGATACGCTCCAGCCAGAGCTGGAAGAGCTTGAAGAGCAGGGTTCATTGCGTCGCCGGGTGGTCAAGCCTGATATCGCGCCAGGTAACCTCTGGGAAGCTACCCTGGGCCTGCGCTACAGCCTGACCCCCTCCCTGGATCCTAAGCGACGCGAGACCTTCTGGCTGAATGGGGATCTTAAACTGAGCATTGGTCCCGGTTGGAAGGTGCGCTACGGCGCCCGCTTTGACATGACAACTCAAGAGCTGGTCAGTCATGACATTCAATTGTACCACCAGCTCCATTGCTGGGAATTCTCTTTCAGCTGGACCCCATCCGGTTATGGGCGGGGCTTCATGCTGCGCATCAACGTAATGGACGCCGACCTGCGCGATATCAAGTATGAGAACCGTGGCGGCCGGCAGAGCGGCCTGTATTCCCAATTTTTCTAATAAGCTTGACCTCCTTCCTTAGGTTTTCGAAAACTCTTGTAATCGCTGCATAATGGGTTAAAATTGGCGCGCTCAGATGAGTAGTATTTCCGCCCTCCTTTCCGAGCAGTTCATCGTCCTGCCTATGCACGCCATTGACCGAAGCTCGGCGATCCAGGAACTCCTGCTCGTACTGGAACAACACCATGTTATAGACTCCACCGAGGAGTGCCTGGAGAACATTCTCAAGCGGGAACGACGGATGAGTACCGGTGTCGGCAAAGGCGTGGCCCTGCCCCATGGGCTCAGCGACAGCGTGAAAGATGTGGCGATGGTGATGGGGATTTCCCCTGAAGGGGTAGACTTCAATGCCGTTGATGGTGTCCTGTGTCACATCTTTGTCCTCTTCATTAGCCCGGTTAAACAACCGGATAAGCATTTAAAGCTGCTTACCCGCATTGCCAAGCTGCTGAGTGACGGTGAATTGCGCAGTGCTCTGCTGGAGACCCGCACCCCCAAAGAAGTTTTGCAAATCCTCCGTAAATGGGAAACCGGGGAAGAGGATGTTCCCATCTGAAATGGTTGATGCCAACCGTAGCAGTCCTGCCCTTCACTTTCCACCTACATCCACAAGGTTGGACACCCGGCGCTCGAACCACCGCTGTAGTCCGCCGATGAGGCCAGGGTGAGCGAACAGATAAAGCGTATCAGGGGGGTCCAGGATATTCTTCCCGGGGAGACCCATCTCTGGCGCTTTGTGGAATGGATCGTTCACGCTGTAATGGCCACGTATGGCTATCAGGAGATCCGCACACCCGCCTTCGAGCTCACTGAACTGTTCGTCCGGGGAGTGGGTCTGGAGACCGATATTGTCAACAAGGAGATGTACACCTTTGCTGATAAGGGAGGCAAGAGCCTCACCCTTAAGCCGGAGCTTACGGCACCGGTGATTAGAGCATACCTCCAGAGCCACCTCGACCGCGAGGCACCCCTCACTCGCCTCTACTATCTGGATGACCTCTACCGCCAGGAACGGCCTCAGAAAGGACGCCTGCGCCAGTTTAACCAGTTTGGCGTGGAGGCCATTGGCTCACCCTACCCGGAGCAGGATGTGGAAGTCATCGCCCTGGCCTATGATCTATGCAGCCTATTCGAACCTGAAGGTCTCACCCTCCGCTTGAATACCATTGGGAGCCCTGAGATGCGGGGCGATTATCTG contains these protein-coding regions:
- a CDS encoding PTS sugar transporter subunit IIA, with translation MSSISALLSEQFIVLPMHAIDRSSAIQELLLVLEQHHVIDSTEECLENILKRERRMSTGVGKGVALPHGLSDSVKDVAMVMGISPEGVDFNAVDGVLCHIFVLFISPVKQPDKHLKLLTRIAKLLSDGELRSALLETRTPKEVLQILRKWETGEEDVPI